In the Angustibacter sp. Root456 genome, CACACGGCGTCGCCGCCACCAGCTCGGCGGGCAGCCGGTCGTCGACGGCCTTCACCAGCGCCGCGGTCACCGTGCGGGCACCAGCCACCGAGACCTGCTGCCCGACGACGGTGCGGACGAGGGTCTCCCACGGATCCGTCGTCCCCGGCACGTGCAGTCCCCGTCGCCGCTCGACCATCGGCCGCAGCCGGGGGTCCGCCGCCAGGGCGGACTCGGCGTCCTCGACGTCCGTATCGAGGGCGAGGGCGAGTCGCAGTCGTTGCAGCGCAACGCCTTCGTCGGCCGAATCGGTTAGGTGCAGCCGCACCTCAACACCCGGCGTGCCCCCGTCGACGGCGGCCTGCACCGACGCCACGCCCGCACCACCGGGCAGGCGCAGGGACGTCGTCCAGCGGGTGCCGTCCCACGCCTCCACGCCCGGCACGGCGTGCGCCGCGAGGAAGGCGAGCACGCGTCCGGTGTCGTGCCGACCGACCGCAGCGAGCCGATGGGTGCTCGATTCCACCACCCGGGCACCGTAGCGGCGCGCCGCGTGGGCGGGCTCAGACCGTGGCGGGGAAGGAGACGCCGACGCCGCCGCGGGTCTGCGCGCCGTACCGCTCGATCTCGGCGGCCAGGTCGAGCGGGGCGGTCGTCATCGTGAGGTCGGGGGTGATGCGGTCGGCCGGCACGAGCCAGCTGACCTCGAACTCCAGGCCGTCGGGGTCCTTGGCGTAGAGCGCCTTCGTGGTGCCGTGGTCGGACGCCCCACCCAGGGCGCCCAACTCAGCCAGCCGGCCGGCGATGCGCTGGAGCTCCGCGAGCGTGTCGACCTCCCAGGCGAGGTGGTACAGCCCGACGCTCGAGCGGCCGGCCCCCGAGGGCGCAGCCGCCGAGCCCACCTCGAACAGGCCGAGGTCGTGGTCGTTCTGGCTCGCCGCCGCCTGCAGGAACGCGGCTCCGGACAGCTCGGCCTTGACCCGGAAGTCCAGGGCGTCGCGATAGAAGGCGACGCTGCGCTGGACGTCGCGCACGAAGAGCACGGCGTGGTTGAGGCGGGTGACGGGCATAGCGGCCTCCAGAGGCTTAGTTGATGCTTCAACTACTGTAGCGCACGTTCACCGCCGAGGGAACCGGTCACGACAGGTGAGATCGCCCGAGGCGTGCTCAGGTGGAGGGGTGAAGCCGCGCACTCTCGTCACCACGTCCGCCGCCGTCGCCGCCACAGCCGTCGCCGGCAGCATCGCCAGCCAGGACGTCGGCGGTCGCTGGTACCGCCGCCTCGACAAGCCCGCGTTCCAGCCGCCGGGCGCTGTCTTCCCCGTGGTGTGGACGGCGCTCTACACCGACATCGCGGTGACGACGGCCCTGGCCTCCGACCGGCTGCGCGAGCGCGGCGACAGCGAGCGCGCCCGCGCACTGCACCGCGCCCTGGGCGCCAACCTGGTGCTCAACGCCTCGTGGTCGTGGGTGTTCTTCCGGTTCCACCGCCTCGGCCCCGCGGTCGCCGTCGCCGGCGCGCTCGCCGCCAGCAGCGCCGACCTCACCCGGCGCGTCGGGGAGGCCGACCGCCGTGCGGGGGCCGCGCTGTCGCCGTACGCCGTCTGGACGGCGTTCGCCGCCGTGCTGTCTGCCGCCATCTGGCGGCGCAACCGCTGAGGGTCCGGCGCGGCGGCCCCGGCGGGCACTTACCGAGGGCTCGGTGCACTTCTCGAGGGGTCCAACCCTCGGCAAGCGGCGTGTCACCCACAGAACGTGATCAACGTCGGAAGGTCGGGCGCGGGGGTCAGCGGATGGTGCCCCGCAGGTGCTCGCCCTCGCGCGACGACACGACCACGTCGTAGCCGCCGTCGACCGACCGCGTGCGCAGCTCGACGCTGCTCGGCAGCAGCACCGGGCGCCGGAACTCGACGTCCGCGACGTAGGCGTCTGGCAGGCGCGGCTGCAGGGCCGACACGCAGCGCGCCATGGTCCACATGCCGTGGGCGATGGCCCGCGGAAAGCCGAAACCCTTGGCGGCCAACGCCGTCAGGTGGATCGGGTTGACGTCGCCGCTCACCCGCGCGTAGCGCCGGCCGAGGTCGGCGGGCAGCCGCCAGCGCGACGTCGGTGGTGCCGCCCGGTCGAGCGCGACGTCCACGTGTCGGTCTTGCGCTGCAGGCAGTCCGGACGACGACCCGCGGGCCAGGTAGGTGCTGCGCCCGCGCCAGACCACCTCGCCGTCGACGCGGGCCTCGCCGACGAGGTCGACCTGTCGACCCTTGGGGTGGGCGCTCAGCGCCTCGCTGCGCACCGACAGGTCGAGGTGCTCCTCGGCCCGGACCGGACGCACCTGCTCGACGCGGTTCGCGACGTGCACCAGGCCCGGCAGCGGCAGCGGGAAGTCCGGCTCGGCCATGAGCGTGAGCTGCAGGCCGAACGTCAGGACGTGCACGAAGGTCGCCGGTAGCACGTCGCTGACCGCGAAGCCGCACACCCGGTCGTAGCGCGCGAGGTGGTCGAGGTCGGTCCGCACCCCCCGCTGCACGACCTCGGTGTCGGGCAGCGCACCCGAGCGACCCGCCGCCGTGGCGGTGGCACGAGTCATGAGCAGGGCGACGTGCGGCTGGCCGTCGAGGGTGATGGTGCGCACGCTCACGCTCCCAGCTGGCTCTGGCCGCAGACCCGCACCACCTGGCCGGTCACCCCGGCGCTGCCCGGCTGGGCGAACCACGCGACGGCCTCGGCGACGTCGACCGGCAGGCCGCCCTGGCTCAGGCTGTTGATCCGGCGCCCGACCTCGCGCGTCGCCAGCGGGATGCGGGCGGTGAGCACCGTCTCGATGAACCCCGGCGCCACCGCGTTGTAGGTGATGCCGCGATCGGCCACCTCGCGCGCCCGGGCCTGCACCATGCCGATGACACCAGCCTTGCTGGCGGCGTAGTTGGCCTGCCCGCGGTTGCCGGCGATGCCGCTCGTCGACGACAGCGACACGACGCGGCCGTCCTGTGCCAGGGCGCGGTCGCCCAGCAGCACGTCGTCGATGCGCAGCTGCGCCTCGAGGTTGACCGCGAGCACGCTGCCCCAGCGGTCCGCGTCGGTGTTGACCAGCAGCTTGTCGCGCGTGATCCCGGCGTTGTGCACGACGACGTCGAGGCCGCCGTGGCGCTCCTGCGCGTGGTCGGCGATACGGCGTCCGGCATCGGCAGCGGTGACATCGAGCTGCAGGGCCGTGCCACCGACGCGGTTGGCCACCGACATGAGCGCCTCGCCCGCCGCCGGCACGTCGACGGCCACCACCGTGGCGCCGTCACGAGCCAGCACCTCGGCGATGGCTTCTCCGATGCCGCGCGCCGCGCCGGTGACGACGGCGACCTTGCCCTGCAACGGCTTCTGCCAGTCGGTGGGCGGCAGCTCAGCGGCGGTCACCCGCACGACCTGGCCGTCGACGTACGCCGAACGCGACGACAGCAGGAAGCGCAGCGTCGACTCGGCGGCGTCGTCGGCTCCCTCGTCGACCAGCACGAGGTTGGCGGTGGACCCGGCGCGCAGCTCCTTGCCGACCGAGCGCACGATCCCCTCGAGAGCCCGCTGGGCGGCTGCGGCCGCGGCGGTCGACGCCGACTCGGGCGGCCGGCCCAGCACCACCAGCCGGGCGCAGGGCAGGAGCCGTCTCAGCGCGGGTGCGAGCACCTCGCGCAGGGACTCCAGCTGACCGGGATCCGTTGCGGCGCAGGCGTCGAACACCACAGCGCCGAGGCGCTCGTCGCTCGCCGAGTGCGACGTCGCCGAGTCGCTCAGCACGCGGTCGATCACCGGCGCCGGGGTGCCCACGCCCGCCACGAGCGCCGGGCCCACCAGCAGCGGCTGCCCGGGCTCGTACCGGCGCAGCTCGACAGGGCGGGGCAGGCCGAGCCGCTGGGCCAGCGCCTTGCCGAACGAGCCGTTGACGAAGCCTGCGTACCGGTCGCTCATCACGCCGCCTCGAGGATCGCGACGACACCCTGCCCGCCGGCGGCGCAGATCGAGATGAGCCCGCGGCCCGAGCCCTTCTCGTGCAGCTGCTTAGCGAGTGCGGCCACGATGCGGCCACCCGTGGCGGCGAAGGGGTGCCCGGCCGCGAGCGAGGAGCCGTTGACGTTCACGCGGTCTCGGTCGATGGAGCCGAGCGGGGCGTCCAGACCGAGCCGGTCGCGGCAGAACGTCTCGCTCTCCCAGGCCGCCAGCGTCGTGAGCACCGTCGAGGCGAAGGCCTCGTGGATCTCGTAGTAGTCGAAGTCCTGCAACCCCAGGCCCTGCCGCTTGAGCAGACGAGCGACGGCGTACGCGGGCGCCATGAGCAGACCCTCACCGCCGTGCACGTAGTCGACCGCGGCGGTCTCAGCGTCCACCAGGTGCGCCAGCACGGGAAGGTGGTGGTCGGACGCCCACTCGTCACTGCCCAGCAGCACCGCGCTGGCGCCGTCCGAGAGCGGGGTGGAGTTGCCCGCCGTCATGGTGGCGCCCGGACCCTCACCGAACACCGGCTTGAGCTTCGCGAGCTTCTCGACGCTGGAGTCGGGACGCAGGTTCTGGTCGCGGCTGAGGCCGAGGTAGGCGGTGACCAGGTCGTCCATGAACCCGCGCTCGTAGGCTGCCGCGAGATTGCGGTGGCTGGCGGCGGCGAGCTCGTCCTGCGCCTCGCGCGAGATCTCCCACTCGGCCGCGGTGATGGCCATGTGGTCGCCCATCGACAGGCCGGTGCGGGGCTCGCTGTTCTGCGGGATCTCGGGCACCACGTGGCCAGGGCGCAGGCGGGCCACCGCCCTCAGCCGCTGCTGCAGGGTCTTGGCCCGGTTGAGGGCGAGGAGCGCCTCGCGCAGCCCCTCGTTGACGGCGATGGGGGCGTCGCTGGCGCTGTCGACCCCGCCCGCGATCCCGCTGTCGATCTGGCCCAGGGCGATCTTGTTGGCCACCAGCACCGTCGTCTCCAGGCCGGTGCCGCAGGCCTGCTGGACGTCGTAGGCGGGCGTCCACGGCGACAGGCGCGACCCGAGCACGGCCTCGCGCGTGAGGTTGAAGTCGCGGCTGTGCTTGAGGACGGCGCCCGCGGCCACCTCCCCGACGCGCTCACCCGCCAGGCCGAAGCGGGCCACGAGCCCGTCGAGCGTCGCCGTCAGCATGTCCTGGTTGCTCGCCCGGGCGTACGGGCCGTGAGCGCGGGCGAACGGGAGGCGGTTGCCGCCGATGATCGCGGCGCGGCGGGGCGTGGCCATAAGGGCACCTTTCGGGCAGTGGCGAACAGTCAGAACAGAACGCGATACTGACGGTAGCAGGAACTTTGAGTACCTGGTACTTTCACCGACGTGTCCTCCTCCGAGACCACCGCCTCGACCCGTCCCGACGGGCGCGCGACGCGCTGGGCCGAGCACCGGCTCACCCGGCGCGCCGAGCTCGTCGAGGCCACGCTGCGCGCGGTGCGTCGCCACGGCGCGGGCGTCGGCATGGACGGCATCGCCGCTGAGGCCGGCACCAGCAAGTCGGTGCTGTACCGGCACTTCGGCGACAAGGCCGCCCTCTACCTCGCCGTCGTCGAGTCGGTCGACCGGCTCATCGCCCGCGACCTCGACCACGCCCTCTCGAGCGTCGCCGCCGCCGACCAGCCCGAGGCGCTCATCGCGCACCCCGAGCAGGTGATCGAGGCGGCGGTCGACTCCTACCTGGCGCTGGTCGAGAAGGACCCCGAGGTCTACCGCTTCGTCGTCACCCACCCGCTGCTCGACCGGCCGATGGGTGACGACCCACTGACCGGCCTCACCAGCCGCATCGGTGACCAGCTGGCCGCCCTGATCACGGCAGCGCTCGCTGCCAGCGGCCGCGAAGCCGCCGCCGCGGGTGCGCTCGCCCACGGCGTGGTCGGCCTCGTGCGGGCGGCCGCCGACCACTGGCTCACCACCGCAGACCCGTTGCCGCGCAAGGAGCTCACTCGCCAGCTCAGCGCACTGATCGCCGGCGGCCTCACCGTCGTCCTCTCCCCCCAGGAGCAGCCATGACCACGACGCCCACCGCCCCCGCTGCGACGTCCGACACGGTCGCCGCCCTGCGCTCGCTGCTCGGCGGCCGCTGGGCGCACGTGCGCCAGCAGGCCCGGGCCGAGTTCGACGCCGAGGCCCTGCTGCCCGACCCCGCGCTCACGCTCGAGCAGCAGCGTGAGCGCGTCGCGGAGCAGATGCGCATGCTGGCCGCCAGCGACCACGCGCGCAGCGGCTTCCCGGTGGAGGCGGGCGGCACCAACGACATCGGGGCGTCGGTGACGGCGTTCGAGATGCTCGGTCACACCGACCTGTCGCTGCTGGTGAAGGCCGGCGTCCACTGGGGCCTGTTCGGTGGGGCGGTGTCGAACCTCGGCTCGGACGAGCAGCGGCGCGAGCTGCTGCCGCGGATCATCTCGCTCGACCTGCCGGGCTGCTTCGCCATGACCGAGACCGGCCACGGCAGCGACGTGCAGTCGCTCGGGACGACGGCCACGTACGACCCCGCCAGCGACGAGCTCGTCATCAACACGCCAGACCGCCTGTCGCGCAAGGACTACATCGGCGGCGCCGCCCGTGACGCACGCATGGCTGTGGTGTTCGCGCAGCTCGTCACCGGGCCGGCCGACGCCCCCCAGCACCACGGCGTGCACGGCGTGCTCGTGCCGATCCGTGACGACGACGGCCGCACCCTGCCCGGCGTCACCATCGAGGACTGCGGGCCCAAGATGGGACTCAACGGCGTCGACAACGGCCGGCTGGCCTTCGCCCACGTGCGCGTGCCCCGCACCAACCTGCTGAACCGGTACGGCGACATCAGCCCGGACGGCACCTACAGCAGCCCGATCGACAACCCCAACCGCCGCTTCTTCACCATGCTGGGCACGTTGGTGCGCGGGCGGATCAGCGTCGCCGGTGGCGCAGGAGCCGCGACGCGCACGGCGCTGGCCATCGCGATCCGGTACGCCGAGCAGCGGCGCCAGTTCTCGGCGCCCGGGTCGTCGGACGAGGTGCTCCTGCTCGACTACCGCACGCACCAGCGTCGGCTGCTGCCCGCCCTGGCGACGTCGTACGCGCTGGCCTTCGCGCAGAACGACCTCGTGTCGCTGATGCACGACGTGCAGACCGGCGCGCACGCCGACCGCGACGTCGGCGACGAGCTGCGCCAGCGCCAGCTCGAGGCGCTGGCGGCCGGCGTCAAGGTCCTCGCCACCTGGCACGCGACGCACACCATCCAGGAGTGCCGTGAGGCGTGCGGTGGTGCCGGGTACCTCGCCGAGAACCGCCTGCCCGCGCTCAAGGCCGACACCGACGTCTTCACGACCTTCGAGGGCGACAACACCGTGCTGCTGCAGCTGGTGGCGAAGGGGCTGCTCACCAGCTACCGCGACGCGTTCGGCGACCTGGACTCGTGGGGCACGGTGAAGTTCGTCGCGCGCCAGGTGGCCTCGGCCGTGGTGGAGCGGACGGCGGCCCGCACCCTCGCCCAGCGGCTCGCCGACGTCGGCTCGAGCCGGCGCGACGACGGCGACGACCTGCTCGACCCGGCCGGGCAGCTGCGGCTGCTCACCGACCGCGAGACGCACGTGCTCGAGGGCCTGGCCCGCCGGCTGCGGGCCGCCGCCAAGCCAGGGGCCGACGCCTTCGCCGTCTTCAACGACGCGCAGGACCACGTGCTGCTGGCTGCACGCGCGCACGTCGAGCGCGTCGTCCTCGAGTCGTTCCTGGCGGCCATCGAGCGGTGCACCGACCCGGGCGCGCGCGACCTGCTGCGCGAGCTGTGCACCCTGCACGTGCTGTCGGGGGTCGAGCGTGACCGCGCCTGGTACGTCGAGCACGGCCGGCTCACGCCCGCCCGCAGCCGCAGCGTGACCCGCCTGGTCAACGAGGCGTGCGAGCGCCTGCGGCCGCACGCGCGCGCGCTCGTCGACGGCTTCGGCATCCCCGACTCCTGGCTCGGCGCGGCCTTCCTCACCTGACCCAGCCCCCTGCCGGCAAATTCCCCGGAATTCGTACGCCTGGAGGCGTTCACGTGTACGAGTTCCGGGGAATTTGCCGGTCCAAAGGGGACGGGGGGACGGCTGGCTGCGTCTTGAAGAGTGGGACGGAACGTCCACGTGTTGACACGCGCTGGCCCGTGAGAGCACGATTCCGACCATGGCCCAGGTCCAGCCCACCGAGCTCGTCGTGCGACGTCACGTCGACCTCATGCGGCTGTGCAGCGCAGCGTGTCGTTATCCCGCTGCCTGACGACCCCCGCCACCAGCCGCCGGACGTCCTCCCGCGGCCCACCCCGAAGGTTCGGCCATGACTCTCATCGCCTCCCGTCCCACCACCGACGACGGCCGCCGGCTGCTCACCACGCACGAGCTGGCCCTCGTCGTCCGCCGCGTCGCGAGCGAACCGCGCCGTTGGCGCCCGCACGTCAGCCGCGCCGCCGACGCCCACGAGGTGCAGCTCTCCGGCCCCGTCGGCGTCGAGGTGTGGCTGCGCAACTGGTTGCCCGCGCAGCAGCAGTCCCTGCACGACGACGGTGCGCTCGCCGCCTTCGCGGTCGTCGAGGGCACGCTCACCGAGGTGCGCGACGACGACGTGCTGGGTTCGTGGGCCACCGTGCTGCAGGCACCGGCGGTGCGCGTCGCCGAGCGCGGCCTGGCGTACGGCCTGCGCAACGACCACGGCCGGCCCGCCGTCACCATCCACGCCTACGCGCCGGGGCTCAGCAGCCGGCTCAGCGCCGACGCCGCACGCGAGGGCCTGTCGACCACCGCCTGACCTCGGGGTGACATGCTCGGGCGCAGCAGCCCACGCACCCCGGGAGGTCCGATGTCCACCGACAGCTCGCTGGATGAGAGCGCACCGGCGTTCCCTGACGGCGCCTTCGGCCTGGTCGGCGAGGCGATCGGCCTGACCGTCGACGAGCTCACGGGCGACGTCATGCGCGTGCGCTGGCACGTCGTGCCCGCCGTGCACCAGCCGCACGGCATCCTGCACGGCGGCATCCACGCCTGGATCCACGAGACCGTCGCCAGCGTCGCGGCGTCGACGTGGTTCGGCGACCAGGGCCAGGTGGTGGGGGTGTCGAACCAGACGGACTTCTTCCGGGCCGTGCGGGACGGCGAGCTGACGTCGGTGGGCACGCCGCTGCACCGGGGTCGCTCGCAGCAGGTGTGGGTGGTCGAGACGCGCGACGCGGCCGACCGGCTCATCGCGCGCGGCCAGGTGAGGCTGCAGAAC is a window encoding:
- a CDS encoding DNA-3-methyladenine glycosylase, whose product is MVESSTHRLAAVGRHDTGRVLAFLAAHAVPGVEAWDGTRWTTSLRLPGGAGVASVQAAVDGGTPGVEVRLHLTDSADEGVALQRLRLALALDTDVEDAESALAADPRLRPMVERRRGLHVPGTTDPWETLVRTVVGQQVSVAGARTVTAALVKAVDDRLPAELVAATPCVTHLFPAPQAVATLPPDTQALRMPRSRARAVVAAAELVAATALPSALPSALPSREQLLALPGVGPWTADYFDLRARGDRDVLLATDLAVRRAVERLGCDGSPAAVRELGRRWAPYRSLAMVHLWAEYLSL
- a CDS encoding VOC family protein → MPVTRLNHAVLFVRDVQRSVAFYRDALDFRVKAELSGAAFLQAAASQNDHDLGLFEVGSAAAPSGAGRSSVGLYHLAWEVDTLAELQRIAGRLAELGALGGASDHGTTKALYAKDPDGLEFEVSWLVPADRITPDLTMTTAPLDLAAEIERYGAQTRGGVGVSFPATV
- a CDS encoding TspO/MBR family protein; this encodes MKPRTLVTTSAAVAATAVAGSIASQDVGGRWYRRLDKPAFQPPGAVFPVVWTALYTDIAVTTALASDRLRERGDSERARALHRALGANLVLNASWSWVFFRFHRLGPAVAVAGALAASSADLTRRVGEADRRAGAALSPYAVWTAFAAVLSAAIWRRNR
- a CDS encoding MaoC/PaaZ C-terminal domain-containing protein: MSVRTITLDGQPHVALLMTRATATAAGRSGALPDTEVVQRGVRTDLDHLARYDRVCGFAVSDVLPATFVHVLTFGLQLTLMAEPDFPLPLPGLVHVANRVEQVRPVRAEEHLDLSVRSEALSAHPKGRQVDLVGEARVDGEVVWRGRSTYLARGSSSGLPAAQDRHVDVALDRAAPPTSRWRLPADLGRRYARVSGDVNPIHLTALAAKGFGFPRAIAHGMWTMARCVSALQPRLPDAYVADVEFRRPVLLPSSVELRTRSVDGGYDVVVSSREGEHLRGTIR
- a CDS encoding 3-oxoacyl-ACP reductase; protein product: MSDRYAGFVNGSFGKALAQRLGLPRPVELRRYEPGQPLLVGPALVAGVGTPAPVIDRVLSDSATSHSASDERLGAVVFDACAATDPGQLESLREVLAPALRRLLPCARLVVLGRPPESASTAAAAAAQRALEGIVRSVGKELRAGSTANLVLVDEGADDAAESTLRFLLSSRSAYVDGQVVRVTAAELPPTDWQKPLQGKVAVVTGAARGIGEAIAEVLARDGATVVAVDVPAAGEALMSVANRVGGTALQLDVTAADAGRRIADHAQERHGGLDVVVHNAGITRDKLLVNTDADRWGSVLAVNLEAQLRIDDVLLGDRALAQDGRVVSLSSTSGIAGNRGQANYAASKAGVIGMVQARAREVADRGITYNAVAPGFIETVLTARIPLATREVGRRINSLSQGGLPVDVAEAVAWFAQPGSAGVTGQVVRVCGQSQLGA
- a CDS encoding acetyl-CoA C-acetyltransferase, with amino-acid sequence MATPRRAAIIGGNRLPFARAHGPYARASNQDMLTATLDGLVARFGLAGERVGEVAAGAVLKHSRDFNLTREAVLGSRLSPWTPAYDVQQACGTGLETTVLVANKIALGQIDSGIAGGVDSASDAPIAVNEGLREALLALNRAKTLQQRLRAVARLRPGHVVPEIPQNSEPRTGLSMGDHMAITAAEWEISREAQDELAAASHRNLAAAYERGFMDDLVTAYLGLSRDQNLRPDSSVEKLAKLKPVFGEGPGATMTAGNSTPLSDGASAVLLGSDEWASDHHLPVLAHLVDAETAAVDYVHGGEGLLMAPAYAVARLLKRQGLGLQDFDYYEIHEAFASTVLTTLAAWESETFCRDRLGLDAPLGSIDRDRVNVNGSSLAAGHPFAATGGRIVAALAKQLHEKGSGRGLISICAAGGQGVVAILEAA
- a CDS encoding TetR/AcrR family transcriptional regulator, which codes for MSSSETTASTRPDGRATRWAEHRLTRRAELVEATLRAVRRHGAGVGMDGIAAEAGTSKSVLYRHFGDKAALYLAVVESVDRLIARDLDHALSSVAAADQPEALIAHPEQVIEAAVDSYLALVEKDPEVYRFVVTHPLLDRPMGDDPLTGLTSRIGDQLAALITAALAASGREAAAAGALAHGVVGLVRAAADHWLTTADPLPRKELTRQLSALIAGGLTVVLSPQEQP
- a CDS encoding acyl-CoA dehydrogenase; translation: MTTTPTAPAATSDTVAALRSLLGGRWAHVRQQARAEFDAEALLPDPALTLEQQRERVAEQMRMLAASDHARSGFPVEAGGTNDIGASVTAFEMLGHTDLSLLVKAGVHWGLFGGAVSNLGSDEQRRELLPRIISLDLPGCFAMTETGHGSDVQSLGTTATYDPASDELVINTPDRLSRKDYIGGAARDARMAVVFAQLVTGPADAPQHHGVHGVLVPIRDDDGRTLPGVTIEDCGPKMGLNGVDNGRLAFAHVRVPRTNLLNRYGDISPDGTYSSPIDNPNRRFFTMLGTLVRGRISVAGGAGAATRTALAIAIRYAEQRRQFSAPGSSDEVLLLDYRTHQRRLLPALATSYALAFAQNDLVSLMHDVQTGAHADRDVGDELRQRQLEALAAGVKVLATWHATHTIQECREACGGAGYLAENRLPALKADTDVFTTFEGDNTVLLQLVAKGLLTSYRDAFGDLDSWGTVKFVARQVASAVVERTAARTLAQRLADVGSSRRDDGDDLLDPAGQLRLLTDRETHVLEGLARRLRAAAKPGADAFAVFNDAQDHVLLAARAHVERVVLESFLAAIERCTDPGARDLLRELCTLHVLSGVERDRAWYVEHGRLTPARSRSVTRLVNEACERLRPHARALVDGFGIPDSWLGAAFLT
- a CDS encoding PaaI family thioesterase, giving the protein MSTDSSLDESAPAFPDGAFGLVGEAIGLTVDELTGDVMRVRWHVVPAVHQPHGILHGGIHAWIHETVASVAASTWFGDQGQVVGVSNQTDFFRAVRDGELTSVGTPLHRGRSQQVWVVETRDAADRLIARGQVRLQNLAGRG